A part of Acipenser ruthenus chromosome 48, fAciRut3.2 maternal haplotype, whole genome shotgun sequence genomic DNA contains:
- the LOC117967921 gene encoding zinc finger protein 501-like produces the protein MDSVKMESVQIKEEFPELELVPIRVESPGLASLPIKQELCEVQWDSSQPEVSEIKAEHDELEIPQTEEPLPVKQEEVMETVRIKQEPPEVEFDHMEPGKEESEDFKPNIPELEPVRLRECSVVLERICVRERGAGEDDSPNSMQGGGKEDGQSYSQCSPAGGGYPDCGKGFSPLGNLEIHERIPTGEKPYCCSDCGKCFGQSEDLKRHQRIHTGEKPYCCSDCGKSFSRLGHLKRHQRIHTGGQPYGCFNCGKRFSQAGDLKTHRQIHTGEKPYRCSDCGKSFGQSGDLKKHQKIHSEEKPYCCSDCGKSFIRSGHLKRHQRIHTGEKPYRCFNCGKHFSQIGDLQTHRQIHTGEKPYCCSDCGRSFGQSEDLKRHQRIHTGERPYRCSDCGKSYNRSGHLKRHQRIHTGEKPYGCSDCGKSFRYSGDLKMHQRIHTRDKL, from the exons atggacagtgtgaagatggagtctgtccagattaaagaggagttccctgaacttgaacttgtccccattagagtggagtctCCTggactggcttccctccccattaaacaggagctctgtgaggtGCAATGggacagcagccagccagaggtctctgagattaaagctgagcacgatgaattggagatcccccagacagaagaaccccttcctgtgaaacaagaagaggtgatggaaactgtccgtattaaacaggagccccctgaagtagagtttgaccacatggaaccagggaaggaagaatccgaggacttcaaaccaaacatccctgagctggagcctgtacgcctgcgggagtgtagcgtggtgctggagagaatctgcgtgagagagcgagGCGCTGGAGAGGATgactctcccaacagcatgcagggaggtggaaaggaagacgggcagTCATATTCACAATGCAGTCCTGCAG gtggAGGATATCCTGACTGTGGAAAAGGATTCAGTCCGTTAGGAAACCTTGAAATACACGAGCGAATTcccacaggagagaagccgtattgctgctctgactgtgggaagtgtttcGGTCAGTCAGAAGACCTCAAAaggcaccagcgaattcacacaggagagaaaccgtactgctgctctgactgtgggaagagtttcagtcgctTAGGACACCTTAAAAGgcatcagcgaattcacacaggagggCAACCGTATGGCTGCTTTAACTGTGGGAAGCGTTTCAGTCAGGCAGGAGACCTGAAAACACACCGAcagattcacacaggagagaaaccgtatcgctgctctgactgtgggaagagtttcggtCAGTCGGGAGACCTTAAAAAGCACCAGAAAATTCACTCAGAAGAGAAACCATACtgctgttctgactgtgggaagagtttcattcgATCAGGACACCTTAAaaggcaccagcgcattcacacaggagagaaaccgtatcgctgctttaactgtgggaagcatttcagTCAGATAGGAGACCTGCAAACACACCgacaaattcacacaggagagaaaccgtattgctgctctgactgtggtaGGAGTTTCGGGCAGTCAGAAGACCTTAAAaggcaccagcgaattcacacaggagagagaccgtatcgctgctcagactgtgggaagagttacaATCGCTCAGgacaccttaaaagacaccagcgaatccacacaggagagaaaccgtatggcTGCTCTgactgcgggaagagtttcagatATTCAGGAGACCTTAAAatgcaccagcgaattcacacaagAGATAAACTCTAA